A genomic region of Methanosarcina thermophila TM-1 contains the following coding sequences:
- a CDS encoding PAS domain S-box protein: MKKGLRKSGIDVVGEVPWGTHFCQFYQTKQDLIDILVPYFKAGLENNEFCMWVTSHPLEAEEAKEALGRSVPDIDVYLAKGQIEIIPYDRWYIIDGVFDSQRVLNGWIEKLDKALAKGYDGLRLNGNLSWLERGEWNEFIEYEEQVDNIIGNHQMMALCAYPLDKCTAIDIIDVVVNHQFALVKKEGKWEQIESSRRKKEEERAFQATQHWGSTFDTLPDPISILDNEYRIIRANQAMAKRLGMAPEECKGLTCYQAVHGTDKPPSFCPHRRLLEDGLEHTVELYEDNLGGYFIVSVSPLHNSEGKIIGSVHVARDINERKQAEETLRDAYENLQMQSEELEAQTEELQKAYEALNESEKQYRMLFTNMTEGFVLGEPIYDKDGKPCDYRFLDVNPAFELQTGLKREEILGRTIRETLYNPNYLLIEKCGEVALSGEPTHIEIFSQELDRYLDSYIFSPEKGKFAVILRDITKRKQAEEALREIEARRKVAEAVQVERERLNNVLDMLPAYVALISPDYHVRFANRFFEERFGKSEGRRCYEYLFQRTEPCENCETCKVFKTGAPHHWEWTGPDGRNYDVYDYPFKDFDGSTLVMEMGIDITEIKQAQAAAQAERQRFFEVLETLPALISLMTPDYHVAFANRSFREKFGESNNQHCYEYCYGRTDPCEFCEIYKVIETGQPHHWESNIPDGSVGDCHAFPFTDIDGSPMILLMNIDITEQKRAEAELKKHKEQLEKAYKLLKESEEDLAEAQRMAHLGNWSWNIENNELYWSDEVYRIFGLTPQEFRATYDSFLSYIHPEDREYVDNAVKEALNGKPYSIDHRIILDNGEERILHEQAEVIFNEEHIPVRMRGTVQDITEQKKAEEALKLANAYNRSLIEASIDPFVTISPDGKITDVNHSTEIVTGYSRKELIGTDFSDYFTEPEKAREGYQRVFQEGSVRDYPLEIRHRNGKITPVLYNASVYRNEAGEVVGIFAAARDITEQKKAEEALRLSNMYNRSLLEASLDPLVTIGADGKITDVNRATELVTGYSRNELIGTDFSDYFTDPEKASEGYRQVFREGLVLDYELAIQHRTGNVTPVLYNASVYRNEAGEVIGVFAAARNITELKKAEQLLKLKLEELARSNAELEQFAYVSSHDLQEPLRMIASYLQLLQRKYQGKLDEKADKYIYFAVDGASRMQNLINDLLEFSRVTTRAKEFEPTDCESILDQVISDLEIPIKENEASISYGKLPVVMADSTQLTQVFQNLISNAIKFRSEKAPEIEISAKKKDNEWLFAVKDNGIGIESKFSERIFEVFKRLNKREEYPGTGIGLSICKKIVERHGGRIWVESVPGEGSVFYFTLPIIPVKSHDKDSITEK, encoded by the coding sequence ATGAAAAAAGGCTTGAGAAAATCCGGAATTGACGTTGTTGGTGAAGTGCCTTGGGGGACACACTTCTGCCAGTTTTACCAGACAAAACAGGATTTGATTGACATACTTGTTCCTTACTTCAAAGCAGGGCTGGAAAATAATGAATTTTGTATGTGGGTTACTTCACATCCCCTTGAAGCTGAAGAGGCAAAAGAAGCTCTTGGAAGGTCCGTTCCTGATATTGATGTTTACCTGGCGAAAGGGCAGATTGAAATTATTCCCTATGATAGATGGTATATAATAGACGGGGTTTTCGACTCTCAAAGAGTGCTTAATGGCTGGATTGAAAAACTTGACAAAGCTCTTGCTAAAGGTTATGACGGTCTGAGATTGAATGGAAACTTATCTTGGCTGGAAAGAGGAGAATGGAACGAGTTTATCGAGTATGAAGAACAGGTAGATAATATAATTGGCAACCACCAGATGATGGCTCTATGCGCTTATCCTCTCGATAAATGCACCGCAATCGACATCATTGACGTAGTCGTCAATCATCAGTTTGCTCTTGTTAAAAAGGAAGGAAAATGGGAACAGATTGAGAGTTCCAGACGCAAAAAGGAAGAAGAAAGAGCCTTTCAAGCCACGCAGCACTGGGGATCTACTTTTGATACCCTGCCAGACCCCATATCCATACTTGATAATGAATACAGGATTATTCGTGCAAACCAGGCAATGGCAAAAAGATTGGGGATGGCTCCGGAAGAGTGTAAAGGCTTAACCTGCTATCAGGCAGTGCATGGGACAGATAAGCCGCCTTCTTTTTGTCCTCACAGGCGGCTGCTTGAGGATGGACTTGAACATACAGTTGAGCTTTATGAAGACAACCTGGGTGGTTATTTTATAGTTAGCGTCTCGCCACTTCACAACTCAGAAGGAAAAATTATAGGAAGCGTACATGTTGCCCGTGACATCAATGAACGCAAGCAGGCTGAGGAGACTTTGCGTGACGCATACGAGAATCTCCAGATGCAATCGGAGGAGCTGGAAGCTCAGACCGAAGAGCTTCAGAAGGCTTATGAAGCATTGAATGAAAGTGAAAAGCAATATAGGATGCTTTTCACAAACATGACCGAGGGTTTCGTCCTTGGAGAGCCTATTTATGATAAGGATGGTAAGCCTTGTGACTATCGTTTCCTTGATGTAAATCCTGCTTTTGAGCTTCAAACAGGTTTAAAAAGGGAAGAGATATTGGGCAGGACTATACGGGAAACACTATATAACCCAAACTACCTGCTTATCGAAAAGTGTGGTGAAGTAGCGCTCTCAGGTGAGCCAACACATATTGAGATTTTTAGCCAGGAGCTGGATAGATATCTTGACAGTTACATATTCAGCCCTGAGAAAGGAAAGTTTGCAGTAATCTTAAGAGATATTACAAAACGCAAGCAGGCCGAGGAGGCACTGCGCGAGATTGAAGCACGTCGTAAGGTTGCCGAGGCTGTGCAGGTTGAACGGGAGCGATTGAATAATGTGCTGGACATGCTACCGGCTTACGTGGCACTAATCTCACCAGATTACCACGTGCGGTTTGCAAATCGTTTCTTCGAGGAGCGCTTCGGCAAATCTGAGGGGCGGCGTTGTTACGAATATCTTTTCCAGCGTACCGAGCCCTGTGAGAACTGCGAAACCTGCAAGGTGTTCAAAACAGGTGCGCCTCATCACTGGGAGTGGACCGGTCCGGATGGCCGCAATTACGACGTCTACGACTATCCGTTCAAGGATTTCGATGGTTCTACACTCGTTATGGAGATGGGCATTGATATAACCGAAATCAAACAGGCTCAAGCGGCAGCTCAGGCAGAGCGACAGCGATTCTTTGAAGTACTTGAGACTCTGCCAGCACTGATATCCCTGATGACACCTGACTATCACGTCGCCTTTGCCAATCGTAGCTTCCGTGAAAAGTTTGGGGAATCCAACAACCAGCACTGCTACGAGTATTGTTATGGGCGCACTGATCCCTGTGAATTCTGCGAAATATATAAAGTGATTGAAACCGGTCAGCCCCATCATTGGGAAAGCAACATCCCTGACGGGAGCGTAGGTGATTGCCATGCCTTTCCATTCACCGACATTGACGGTTCGCCCATGATTCTCTTGATGAACATTGATATTACCGAGCAGAAACGTGCTGAAGCAGAGCTAAAAAAGCATAAGGAGCAGCTCGAGAAAGCTTATAAATTATTGAAAGAGAGTGAAGAAGATCTTGCTGAAGCTCAGAGAATGGCTCACCTTGGAAACTGGAGCTGGAATATAGAAAATAACGAATTATACTGGTCTGATGAGGTTTACCGAATTTTTGGACTCACCCCTCAGGAGTTTAGAGCAACTTACGATTCATTTTTGAGTTATATACATCCAGAGGACAGGGAGTATGTAGATAATGCTGTTAAAGAAGCTTTAAACGGAAAACCCTACAGTATTGATCACCGGATTATCCTAGATAATGGAGAAGAGCGTATATTACATGAGCAGGCTGAAGTTATTTTTAACGAAGAGCATATTCCTGTTCGGATGAGGGGAACAGTTCAGGATATTACTGAGCAGAAAAAAGCTGAAGAAGCGTTAAAATTAGCTAATGCCTATAATCGTAGCCTTATAGAAGCCAGTATAGATCCCTTTGTAACTATTAGTCCGGATGGTAAAATTACTGATGTGAATCATTCCACAGAGATCGTTACAGGCTATTCCCGTAAAGAGTTAATTGGAACAGATTTTTCGGACTATTTCACCGAGCCTGAAAAAGCCAGGGAAGGTTATCAGCGGGTTTTCCAGGAAGGATCGGTGCGAGATTATCCACTGGAAATTCGGCATAGAAACGGAAAGATAACGCCAGTTCTGTATAATGCATCGGTTTATCGGAACGAGGCTGGTGAGGTTGTTGGGATTTTTGCAGCTGCACGTGATATTACTGAACAGAAGAAAGCAGAAGAAGCTCTGAGGCTATCAAATATGTACAACCGCAGCCTTCTTGAAGCCAGTCTGGATCCTCTTGTCACTATCGGGGCAGACGGAAAAATAACCGATGTGAACAGAGCTACAGAACTGGTTACAGGGTATTCCAGGAACGAGTTAATCGGAACAGACTTCTCGGACTATTTCACTGACCCTGAAAAAGCCAGTGAAGGGTACAGGCAGGTATTCAGAGAAGGGCTGGTACTGGATTATGAGCTTGCGATTCAGCACAGGACTGGAAATGTTACACCGGTTCTGTATAATGCGTCAGTTTACCGAAATGAGGCTGGTGAAGTTATTGGTGTTTTTGCTGCAGCCCGTAACATTACAGAGCTAAAAAAGGCAGAACAATTGCTAAAATTGAAATTAGAAGAACTTGCTCGCTCAAATGCAGAACTGGAACAATTTGCATATGTATCTTCCCATGATCTGCAGGAACCCTTGAGAATGATAGCAAGCTACCTGCAGCTTTTGCAGAGAAAATACCAGGGAAAACTCGATGAGAAGGCGGATAAATACATTTATTTTGCCGTTGACGGGGCTTCCCGCATGCAAAACCTGATTAATGACCTTCTGGAGTTCTCAAGAGTGACCACCAGAGCCAAAGAATTCGAACCCACAGACTGCGAATCTATTCTGGATCAGGTAATTTCTGATTTAGAGATACCCATAAAAGAAAATGAAGCCAGTATATCTTATGGTAAACTACCTGTGGTAATGGCGGACTCTACCCAGTTA